In the genome of Trichomycterus rosablanca isolate fTriRos1 chromosome 24, fTriRos1.hap1, whole genome shotgun sequence, one region contains:
- the alpl gene encoding alkaline phosphatase, tissue-nonspecific isozyme, with product MVKVVTIILFLLVCEGQGKPKFPDQEKDPNFWNSWAQRTLQNALALERLNSNVAKNLILFLGDGMGVPTVTAARILKGQLSGQYGEEVQLEMDKFPYVALSKTYNTNAQVADSAGTATAYLCGVKANEGTVGVNAAAVRSQCNTTQGNEVTSILKWAKDAGKAVGIVTTTRVNHATPSAAYAHCVERDWYSDGEMPAEAVQEGCKDIARQLIENIPNIDVIMGGGRKFMLPKNTSDVEYPDEKKYSGTRKDGRNLIQEWINRTKDKRGYYVWNKNDLLSLNPTSVDYLLGLFEPVDLPYELERDSSTDPSLTEMVDVAIKILRKNPKGFYLLVEGGRIDHGHHEGKAKQALHEAVEMDRAITRAGLLTSTQDTLTVVTADHSHVFNFGGYTSRGNSIFGLAPMVSDIDQKPFTSILYGNGPGFKLLNGSRVNVSTVDYQQNNYQAQAAVPLRMETHGGEDVAVFSKGPLAHLLHGVQEQNYIPHVMAYAACIGQNEDHCKSGNGSGSSAAIAPSTVALLIAVSWLFC from the exons ATGGTCAAGGTTGTCACAATCATCCTGTTCCTTCTGGTCTGCGAGGGACAGGGAAAGCCAAAGTTTCCTG atcAGGAGAAGGATCCTAATTTCTGGAACTCGTGGGCACAGCGTACGCTGCAGAATGCTCTGGCTCTTGAGCGGCTTAACTCCAATGTTGCCAAGAATCTCATTCTCTTCCTGGGAGACG GTATGGGTGTTCCCACGGTGACGGCAGCCAGGATCCTGAAGGGACAATTAAGCGGCCAGTACGGAGAGGAGGTTCAGCTGGAGATGGACAAATTCCCCTACGTGGCGCTCTCCAAG ACCTACAACACGAACGCACAAGTGGCGGACAGCGCCGGAACTGCCACGGCATACCTATGTGGCGTCAAGGCCAACGAGGGCACGGTGGGTGTGAACGCAGCGGCCGTCAGGAGCCAGTGTAACACCACGCAGGGCAACGAAGTCACCTCTATCCTCAAATGGGCCAAAGATGCAG GAAAAGCTGTGGGTATCGTCACGACAACACGTGTGAATCATGCCACCCCCAGCGCAGCTTACGCCCACTGTGTGGAACGCGACTGGTACTCGGACGGAGAGATGCCCGCCGAGGCGGTCCAGGAAGGCTGCAAGGACATCGCCAGGCAGCTCATAGAAAACATCCCTAACATTGAT GTTATCATGGGTGGTGGACGGAAGTTCATGCTGCCCAAGAACACTTCAGATGTTGAATACCCCGATGAGAAGAAGTACAGCGGAACACGCAAGGATGGCAGGAATCTGATTCAGGAGTGGATCAACAGAACGAAGGACAAG AGAGGTTACTACGTTTGGAACAAGAATGACCTCCTTTCATTAAATCCCACTTCTGTCGATTATCTGCTGG GGCTGTTTGAACCAGTAGACCTGCCATATGAGCTGGAGAGAGACAGCAGCACCGATCCTTCTCTCACTGAGATGGTGGATGTGGCTATTAAAATTCTCCGAAAAAACCCAAAAGGCTTTTACTTGCTAGTGGAAG GTGGGCGCATCGATCACGGACATCATGAGGGAAAAGCCAAGCAGGCCCTGCACGAGGCCGTGGAGATGGACCGTGCCATAACGCGAGCCGGCCTCCTAACCAGCACCCAGGACACTCTGACCGTCGTGACCGCTGACCACTCACATGTCTTCAACTTTGGAGGCTACACATCACGAGGAAACTCCATTTTCG GTCTTGCGCCCATGGTGAGTGATATAGACCAGAAGCCCTTTACCTCAATTTTGTATGGCAACGGCCCAGGGTTCAAACTGCTCAACGGCTCCAGAGTCAACGTCTCCACTGTGGATTATC AGCAAAACAACTATCAAGCGCAGGCGGCTGTTCCGTTACGCATGGAGACGCACGGGGGCGAAGACGTCGCCGTTTTCTCCAAAGGCCCCCTGGCGCACCTGCTCCACGGCGTCCAGGAGCAGAACTACATTCCGCACGTCATGGCCTACGCGGCCTGCATCGGCCAGAACGAAGACCACTGCAAATCGGGCAACGGCTCCGGCTCTTCGGCCGCCATAGCTCCGTCCACCGTGGCTCTACTCATCGCGGTCAGCTGGCTGTTTTGTTGA